From the bacterium genome, one window contains:
- a CDS encoding DUF1156 domain-containing protein — MIPKARKRVAEVEFPIADVRRHAAREKSIRHGHPSTLQPWWARRPLASSRAVLLGLLWRHPCDPLCPPSFKAEARQRLREIASCHPGEATGFVGG; from the coding sequence GTGATCCCCAAGGCCCGCAAGCGCGTCGCCGAGGTGGAGTTCCCGATCGCCGACGTGCGCCGGCATGCGGCGCGCGAGAAGTCGATCCGCCACGGGCACCCGAGCACGTTGCAGCCGTGGTGGGCGCGAAGGCCGCTGGCGTCGAGCCGAGCGGTGCTGCTGGGCCTGCTCTGGCGTCACCCGTGCGACCCACTCTGCCCGCCGTCGTTCAAGGCCGAGGCGCGACAGCGGCTGCGAGAGATCGCCAGTTGCCACCCGGGGGAAGCAACGGGATTCGTAGGGGGTTGA
- a CDS encoding MAPEG family protein: protein MDFVSFVALLALIEYLAISTLTGRARGQYGVAAPATTGHPMFERWYRVQMNTLEQLIVFIPALFLFARYVSPRWAGLLGLVFVAGRAIYARAYVADPESRSLGFALTFVPNVLLILGALLAVIF, encoded by the coding sequence ATGGATTTCGTCTCGTTCGTCGCGCTGCTGGCGCTGATCGAATACCTCGCCATCTCGACGCTCACCGGCCGCGCCCGCGGCCAGTACGGCGTGGCGGCGCCCGCCACCACCGGACATCCGATGTTCGAGCGCTGGTACCGGGTGCAGATGAACACGCTCGAGCAGCTCATCGTCTTCATCCCGGCGCTGTTCCTGTTCGCCCGCTACGTCAGCCCGCGCTGGGCCGGACTGCTCGGCCTGGTGTTCGTCGCCGGGCGCGCCATCTACGCCCGCGCCTACGTCGCCGATCCGGAATCGCGCTCGCTCGGCTTCGCGCTGACCTTCGTCCCCAACGTCCTGCTCATCCTCGGCGCGCTGCTGGCGGTGATCTTCTGA
- a CDS encoding nuclear transport factor 2 family protein, with protein sequence MRDVERVLAANEAFYTAFAARDVEAMEALWAQRARVACIHPGWQPLHGRDAVLASWRDILSNPNSPPIRCSDAVAHVLGATAIVICTERFPGAELVATNVFVEEDGAWRLLHHQAGGVVRPSSDDDGELLH encoded by the coding sequence ATGCGCGATGTCGAGCGGGTGCTGGCCGCCAACGAGGCGTTCTACACCGCGTTCGCCGCCCGCGACGTCGAGGCGATGGAGGCGCTGTGGGCGCAGCGCGCGCGGGTCGCCTGCATCCATCCCGGCTGGCAGCCGCTGCACGGGCGCGACGCCGTGCTGGCGAGTTGGCGCGACATCCTGAGCAATCCCAATTCGCCACCGATCCGCTGCAGCGACGCCGTCGCGCACGTGCTCGGCGCGACGGCCATCGTCATCTGCACCGAGCGCTTTCCCGGCGCCGAGCTGGTCGCGACCAACGTCTTCGTCGAGGAGGACGGCGCCTGGCGCCTGCTGCACCACCAGGCCGGCGGGGTCGTCCGCCCGAGCAGCGACGACGACGGCGAGCTGCTGCACTGA
- a CDS encoding sulfurtransferase — translation MKHAPGFLAIVNDAKTRIRECGTDDVKAMLDRGDRFELIDTREDGEWARGHLPGALHLSKGIIERDIERVVPDKGARIVLYCGGGFRSALAADALQKMGYRNVCSMDGGWREWTEKLYPVTKA, via the coding sequence ATGAAGCACGCACCGGGATTCCTGGCCATCGTCAACGACGCCAAGACGCGCATCCGCGAGTGCGGCACCGATGACGTCAAGGCGATGCTCGATCGCGGCGACCGTTTCGAGCTCATCGATACCCGCGAGGACGGCGAATGGGCGCGCGGCCACCTGCCCGGCGCCCTGCACCTCTCGAAGGGCATCATCGAGCGCGACATCGAGCGCGTCGTGCCGGACAAGGGCGCCCGCATCGTGCTCTACTGCGGCGGCGGCTTCCGCTCCGCCCTCGCCGCCGACGCGCTGCAGAAAATGGGCTACCGCAACGTCTGCTCCATGGACGGCGGCTGGCGCGAGTGGACCGAGAAGCTCTACCCGGTCACCAAGGCCTGA
- the aroC gene encoding chorismate synthase, whose product MGSSFGQLFRLSTFGESHGGGVGVVVDGCPPRLPLTVEEIQRDLDRRRPGQSRITTPRDEADRAEILSGLFEGQTLGTPIAVLVRNEDARSAAYEAFRDAYRPSHADYTYEAKYGIRNWQGGGRASARETIGRVAAGAIARKLLADLAGVEVVAWVRQVWTIATEIAPPAVTRDAVEANIVRCPDAAAAERMIARIDEARRAGDSLGGIVECVCRRVPAGLGEPVFDKLEADLARAMLSLPASKGFEIGSGFAGVSLTGIEHNDPFTAEGGRVRTVSNRSGGVQGGISNGEDIVFRVAFKPTATIRQAQRTVDRSGQAVTLEGKGRHDPCVLPRAVPMVEAMALLVLADHYLRQRAQCGTLP is encoded by the coding sequence ATGGGCTCCAGCTTCGGACAGCTCTTCCGGCTCAGCACCTTCGGCGAGTCGCACGGCGGCGGCGTCGGGGTGGTGGTCGACGGCTGCCCGCCGCGCCTGCCGTTGACGGTCGAGGAGATCCAGCGCGATCTCGACCGGCGGCGGCCCGGGCAGAGCCGCATCACCACGCCGCGCGACGAGGCGGACCGCGCCGAGATCCTCTCCGGCCTGTTCGAGGGCCAGACGCTGGGCACGCCGATCGCGGTCCTGGTGCGCAACGAGGACGCGCGCTCCGCCGCCTACGAGGCGTTCCGCGATGCCTACCGGCCGTCGCACGCCGACTACACCTACGAAGCGAAGTACGGCATCCGCAACTGGCAGGGTGGCGGCCGCGCCTCGGCGCGCGAGACCATCGGCCGGGTGGCCGCCGGCGCCATCGCCCGCAAGCTGCTCGCCGACCTCGCCGGCGTCGAGGTCGTCGCCTGGGTGCGGCAGGTGTGGACGATCGCCACCGAGATCGCGCCGCCGGCGGTGACGCGCGACGCGGTGGAGGCCAACATCGTCCGCTGTCCCGACGCCGCCGCGGCCGAGCGCATGATCGCCCGCATCGACGAGGCGCGACGCGCCGGCGACTCGCTCGGCGGCATCGTCGAGTGCGTCTGCCGCCGCGTCCCCGCCGGGCTCGGCGAGCCGGTGTTCGACAAGCTCGAAGCCGACCTCGCCCGCGCCATGCTCTCGCTGCCGGCGTCGAAGGGGTTCGAGATCGGCAGCGGCTTCGCCGGCGTGTCGCTGACCGGCATCGAGCACAACGACCCCTTCACCGCCGAGGGCGGCCGCGTGCGCACCGTCAGCAACCGCTCCGGCGGCGTGCAGGGCGGCATCAGCAACGGCGAGGACATCGTCTTCCGCGTCGCCTTCAAGCCGACGGCGACGATTCGCCAGGCGCAGCGGACCGTCGACCGCAGCGGCCAGGCGGTGACCCTCGAGGGCAAAGGCCGTCACGATCCGTGCGTGCTGCCGCGCGCCGTGCCGATGGTCGAGGCGATGGCGCTGCTGGTGCTCGCCGACCACTACCTGCGCCAGCGCGCGCAGTGCGGGACGCTGCCATGA
- a CDS encoding DUF4124 domain-containing protein has translation MTTRHDQAPAASTAHPRRRLGLALLLALVVAAAVAAAADQGKSTVYIWRDAGGVVRFSAAPPPR, from the coding sequence ATGACGACTCGCCACGACCAGGCACCCGCGGCGTCGACCGCGCACCCGCGGCGCCGCCTCGGGCTCGCGCTGCTGCTGGCGCTGGTCGTCGCGGCGGCGGTCGCCGCGGCCGCCGACCAGGGCAAGAGCACGGTGTACATCTGGCGCGACGCCGGCGGCGTCGTCCGCTTCAGCGCCGCGCCGCCGCCGCGCTGA
- a CDS encoding DUF3015 domain-containing protein produces the protein MKRTLVLAAIGVMLSGGVALADPDVGCGWGTMAFKGQTGVAAKVLAATTNSSLGNQTFGISSGTAGCKQGGTVTADARLQMYASANIDQLASDMASGRGESLDTLAQLIGVADADKPAFFAFAKRNFGALFPADQVTAGELLTALKGLMATDALLAQYVS, from the coding sequence ATGAAGAGGACTCTAGTGTTGGCGGCGATCGGGGTGATGCTGAGCGGTGGAGTTGCTCTCGCCGATCCCGATGTGGGATGCGGCTGGGGGACGATGGCCTTCAAGGGCCAGACCGGCGTCGCGGCCAAGGTGCTGGCGGCGACCACCAACTCGTCGCTCGGCAACCAGACCTTCGGCATCAGCTCCGGCACCGCCGGCTGCAAGCAGGGCGGCACGGTCACCGCCGACGCCCGCCTGCAGATGTACGCCAGCGCCAACATCGACCAGTTGGCGAGCGACATGGCCTCGGGCCGCGGCGAGTCGCTGGACACGCTGGCGCAGTTGATCGGCGTCGCCGACGCCGACAAGCCTGCCTTCTTCGCCTTCGCCAAGCGCAACTTCGGCGCCCTGTTCCCGGCCGATCAGGTCACCGCCGGTGAGCTGCTCACGGCGCTGAAGGGCCTGATGGCGACCGACGCGCTGCTGGCGCAGTACGTGTCGTGA
- a CDS encoding DUF2191 domain-containing protein, translating to MKTTIDLADPLLRRAKQLAARRRTTLRAVIEEALRAALERDAQARRPEPLRTHAVDGRGLQPGLSWDDWNTLRSLAYEQRGG from the coding sequence ATGAAGACCACCATCGATCTTGCCGATCCGCTCCTGCGCCGCGCCAAGCAGCTCGCGGCGCGGCGCCGGACGACCCTGCGGGCGGTGATCGAGGAGGCGCTGCGCGCCGCGCTCGAGCGCGACGCGCAGGCCCGTCGCCCCGAGCCGCTGCGGACCCACGCGGTCGATGGCCGCGGGCTCCAGCCGGGGCTGTCGTGGGACGACTGGAACACGCTCAGATCCCTGGCGTACGAGCAGCGCGGCGGGTGA
- a CDS encoding VWA domain-containing protein, whose protein sequence is MFLDLFYGLRDEGVPVAIQEWQGFLRALEQGLHGCNLLRFYHLGRACLIKSETYFDAYDRVFSRVFKGVEGAFGDDVTAQVMEWLKDPKNFPELSPEDWAALERLSSDELMRRFLERLQEQTERHDGGDKWVGTGGKSPFGHGGQHPTGIRVGGQSKSRSAMKVAEERRYKDYRTDDALDVRSVKVALRRLRQLTRQGQQTELDLDETIDETCRNAGEIEMVFRAPRRNNVRLLLLLDVGGTMDPYFEPVSRLLTALHEDHGLREFQPYYFHNCIYDHVYTRARMMRADAVPTGDILRRLDSRWKCVIVGDAAMHPAELLEAYGNIDPRQGAATEGIVWLRRIAEHFERSVWINPDDKPYWDGSHTGRLIQRIFPMFHLSVDGIGQAMQALVGARPAAA, encoded by the coding sequence ATGTTCCTCGACCTCTTCTACGGCCTGCGCGACGAGGGCGTTCCGGTCGCCATCCAGGAGTGGCAGGGGTTCCTGCGCGCTCTCGAGCAGGGGCTGCACGGCTGCAACCTGCTGCGCTTCTACCACCTCGGGCGCGCCTGCCTGATCAAGAGCGAGACCTACTTCGACGCCTACGACCGCGTCTTCTCGCGCGTCTTCAAGGGCGTCGAGGGCGCCTTCGGCGACGACGTCACCGCCCAGGTGATGGAGTGGCTGAAGGATCCGAAGAACTTCCCGGAGCTGTCGCCCGAGGACTGGGCGGCGCTCGAGCGGTTGTCGTCGGACGAGCTGATGCGGCGCTTCCTCGAGCGCCTGCAGGAACAGACCGAGCGCCACGACGGCGGCGACAAGTGGGTCGGCACCGGCGGCAAGTCGCCCTTCGGGCACGGTGGCCAGCATCCGACCGGCATCCGGGTCGGCGGCCAGAGCAAGAGCCGCTCGGCGATGAAGGTCGCCGAGGAGCGCCGGTACAAGGACTACCGCACCGACGACGCGCTCGACGTGCGCTCGGTGAAGGTGGCGCTGCGCCGCCTGCGCCAGCTCACCCGCCAGGGCCAGCAGACCGAGCTCGACCTCGACGAGACGATCGACGAGACCTGCCGCAACGCGGGCGAGATCGAGATGGTCTTCCGCGCGCCGCGCCGCAACAACGTGCGACTGCTCCTGCTGCTCGACGTCGGCGGCACGATGGACCCGTACTTCGAGCCGGTGAGCCGCCTGCTCACCGCGCTGCACGAGGACCACGGCCTGCGCGAATTCCAGCCGTACTACTTCCACAACTGCATCTACGACCACGTCTACACCAGGGCGCGGATGATGCGCGCCGACGCGGTGCCGACCGGCGACATCCTGCGCAGGCTCGACAGCCGCTGGAAGTGCGTCATCGTCGGCGACGCCGCGATGCACCCCGCCGAGCTGCTCGAGGCCTACGGCAACATCGACCCGCGCCAGGGCGCCGCCACCGAGGGCATCGTCTGGCTGCGCCGCATCGCCGAGCACTTCGAGCGCAGCGTCTGGATCAATCCCGACGACAAGCCGTACTGGGACGGCTCGCACACCGGCCGCCTCATCCAGCGCATCTTCCCCATGTTCCACCTCAGCGTCGACGGCATCGGCCAGGCCATGCAGGCGCTGGTCGGGGCGAGACCGGCCGCGGCCTGA
- a CDS encoding MoxR family ATPase, giving the protein MGPNESRFGTGDVADINRYIKLGPLGRVFKAAQRHVLLIDEIDKADLEFPNDLLRELDEMRFTITETGEEVQANHRPVVLITSNNEKELPDAFLRRCIFYYIDFPDPPLMRRIIDVHHPHLDATLLDQVLIKFYWLREQSDLRKKPSTSELIDWISALLRSGISMEQIESHIPFVGALLKTEQDVDALNRYDQKSGRYPNKWADLGPRYNQ; this is encoded by the coding sequence ATGGGACCGAACGAAAGCCGCTTCGGCACCGGCGACGTGGCGGACATCAATCGCTACATCAAGCTCGGGCCGCTCGGCCGCGTCTTCAAGGCCGCGCAGCGGCACGTGCTGCTGATCGACGAGATCGACAAGGCGGATCTCGAGTTCCCCAACGACCTGCTGCGCGAGCTCGACGAGATGCGCTTCACGATCACCGAGACCGGCGAGGAGGTGCAGGCGAACCACCGGCCGGTGGTGCTCATCACCTCGAACAACGAGAAGGAGCTGCCGGACGCGTTCCTGCGCCGCTGCATCTTCTACTACATCGACTTCCCCGATCCGCCGCTCATGCGGCGCATCATCGACGTGCACCATCCGCACCTCGACGCCACGTTGCTCGACCAGGTGCTGATCAAGTTCTACTGGCTGCGCGAGCAGAGCGACCTGCGCAAGAAGCCGTCGACCTCGGAGCTGATCGACTGGATCAGCGCCCTGCTCCGCTCCGGCATCAGCATGGAGCAGATCGAGAGCCACATCCCCTTCGTCGGCGCCCTGCTCAAGACCGAGCAGGACGTGGACGCGCTCAATCGCTACGATCAGAAGAGCGGCCGCTATCCCAACAAGTGGGCCGACCTCGGTCCGCGGTACAATCAATGA
- a CDS encoding helix-turn-helix transcriptional regulator → MRLTGRKLGGSPYSGSVVTLGDHLRQRRRELGLRQSDVAKKLGVHRTTLNAWENGHLTPQLRFCHAIEEFLKEDASPERSSRATGGAVGGGAERWSAHPCWRDW, encoded by the coding sequence GTGCGGCTAACGGGGCGAAAGTTGGGCGGCTCTCCATACTCGGGCAGTGTCGTAACACTCGGCGATCACCTGAGGCAACGACGGCGCGAGTTGGGACTCCGGCAATCGGACGTCGCCAAGAAGCTGGGGGTACATAGAACAACTCTGAACGCATGGGAGAATGGACATCTGACGCCTCAGCTGCGGTTCTGCCACGCAATCGAGGAGTTTCTGAAGGAAGATGCGTCCCCAGAACGTTCCTCTCGAGCGACCGGAGGAGCGGTCGGTGGCGGCGCGGAGCGTTGGAGCGCGCATCCCTGCTGGAGGGATTGGTGA
- a CDS encoding PEP-CTERM sorting domain-containing protein: MFLERLVSDASTGAAALSVTGHVVVGTSGDRAFRWRQVGGMVALPTIGGAPSSAWDVTPNGAAIVGSVASEAAIWANARAPRMLGILTGGTQSVATSVSDDGRTVAGHSSTGDGVQAFRWSASTGMVGLGDVAGGSGQNVAWSISGDGRKICGRTLLRRQNVASGIEYTCAVPTSPFCWTESTGMTLLAEVPFSPTPNPDNCRTDSVYWGPMDVSYDGSTVVGYVGDGGLGDVAVIWDTAGPHPISEQLAEAGIDLNGWRLLNAFAVSADGRKVAGTAVGPDGQIDGWVAWMP; encoded by the coding sequence GTGTTTCTCGAACGTCTCGTGAGTGATGCATCGACTGGAGCGGCGGCGCTGTCGGTCACGGGCCACGTTGTCGTCGGCACCAGCGGCGATCGAGCGTTTCGGTGGCGCCAGGTGGGTGGGATGGTCGCACTGCCTACTATTGGCGGCGCGCCTTCGTCCGCCTGGGACGTTACGCCCAATGGGGCAGCTATAGTCGGCTCGGTCGCCAGTGAAGCAGCGATCTGGGCCAACGCGCGTGCGCCGCGAATGCTTGGCATTCTTACGGGTGGCACTCAGAGCGTGGCCACCAGCGTTTCGGACGACGGCAGAACGGTGGCCGGTCACAGTTCTACGGGAGATGGAGTTCAGGCATTTCGGTGGAGTGCGTCCACCGGCATGGTCGGATTGGGCGACGTAGCTGGAGGGAGCGGACAAAACGTCGCTTGGTCCATTTCCGGCGACGGCCGAAAAATCTGTGGTCGAACGCTGTTGCGGCGGCAGAACGTCGCCAGTGGAATCGAGTACACGTGTGCAGTTCCAACGTCGCCTTTCTGCTGGACGGAGAGTACGGGCATGACCCTCCTGGCGGAGGTTCCATTCAGTCCGACGCCGAACCCGGACAACTGTCGCACAGACAGTGTCTACTGGGGACCCATGGATGTCAGTTATGACGGGTCAACCGTGGTTGGATATGTCGGGGACGGCGGGCTCGGTGACGTTGCCGTGATATGGGACACCGCCGGTCCACATCCGATTTCGGAACAACTCGCAGAAGCAGGGATCGATCTTAATGGCTGGCGGCTGTTGAATGCGTTCGCCGTTTCGGCGGACGGGAGGAAGGTCGCCGGTACTGCGGTAGGACCCGACGGCCAGATCGATGGTTGGGTTGCCTGGATGCCCTAA
- a CDS encoding prolipoprotein diacylglyceryl transferase produces MYPLLFGTCPTYAISLGIAVVVGSLVAKRAWQRLGLPKASGTSLGLFFVAAGIVGLTGAKADSLLERGGWQGVIWELQNGYRYPGAVIALLSMVPLLAGLGGRLTKSLLDLGDACAGAAGFAMAIVRIGCFFAGCCHGTVTSVAWGVAFPPGSPAWHKQLGSGLLLPDAPAAIPVHPLQLYFALWSLCLALLVWWWAPRRSYSGQVLLVWIGADNLAKGVLESLRDPPAPHLQLMSFALGAVACGALALWGFPGARKLRAVGHERPA; encoded by the coding sequence TTGTACCCCCTGCTGTTCGGAACCTGTCCGACATACGCGATATCACTGGGGATTGCAGTCGTGGTGGGCAGCCTGGTCGCGAAACGTGCGTGGCAGCGACTCGGGCTTCCGAAAGCGTCGGGGACTTCTCTTGGGTTGTTCTTCGTCGCTGCGGGAATTGTTGGCCTTACCGGAGCGAAGGCCGACTCGCTGTTGGAACGCGGAGGGTGGCAAGGCGTGATATGGGAGCTGCAGAATGGTTATCGGTATCCGGGTGCGGTAATCGCCTTACTTTCTATGGTCCCGCTACTCGCTGGATTGGGGGGTCGGCTCACCAAGTCACTGCTCGATCTTGGTGACGCTTGCGCCGGCGCAGCTGGATTCGCAATGGCTATTGTTCGCATTGGTTGCTTCTTCGCGGGCTGCTGCCACGGAACCGTTACTTCCGTTGCGTGGGGAGTAGCGTTCCCTCCGGGCAGCCCTGCCTGGCATAAGCAGTTGGGTTCCGGGTTACTCCTGCCGGACGCACCCGCAGCAATTCCCGTGCACCCTCTTCAGCTGTACTTCGCATTGTGGTCTTTGTGTCTTGCGCTCTTAGTTTGGTGGTGGGCGCCGCGTCGGTCGTACAGTGGCCAGGTCCTCTTGGTCTGGATAGGCGCAGATAACTTGGCAAAGGGAGTACTAGAGTCGCTACGCGATCCACCGGCTCCTCACCTGCAATTGATGTCCTTCGCACTTGGGGCTGTAGCGTGCGGGGCTCTCGCTCTATGGGGGTTCCCCGGAGCCCGCAAACTACGTGCTGTCGGCCATGAACGACCTGCGTGA
- a CDS encoding sulfatase-like hydrolase/transferase, whose product MNILLLVVDSLRAQSLAPEAQERPKTPFLDWLGTQTVHFRRAYATECWTLPTHTSIFTGLLPSEHGAHFQTMAYRSPAPTIAEILSAAGWHTEIVTRNFIFDGTIPGITRGFRRNTQILSDTGRLNPFALFLALAKPRFRRHVRETGFFHPKHQQSRRFLTTFARAMLPADAHSLEYVLRQASSLHAANRKFFIFSNLYDVHAPYPPRPDSILRPSLSIDGVRENLTLPRIMSKLGAHEYLREGFRIPPAGGAMLLARYHRAIELMDTKLERFYKQARDAGLLENTLLIITSDHGEAFGEHGLYLHDASVYDTHLHVPLWVHHPGQPAAAIDDVVSTRDLFSLMKAAAFDSSVAHTILDPGYRDERPVALAEHFYYPHIPDARPIYRCNLTAGVSRDVKIIIRQSAMEQYDVSSDAAELHPINYALQDLSSHGDSPPHRVVFDHIARWRTAAPFEDRAH is encoded by the coding sequence ATGAACATCTTGCTCCTTGTCGTTGACTCTTTGCGTGCTCAATCTCTCGCTCCGGAGGCGCAAGAGCGGCCTAAAACACCATTTCTGGATTGGCTCGGGACTCAGACCGTTCACTTCAGACGCGCCTATGCGACCGAATGTTGGACGTTGCCAACACATACCAGCATTTTCACCGGGTTGCTGCCTTCTGAGCACGGCGCGCATTTCCAGACGATGGCGTATCGGTCGCCCGCTCCCACGATCGCTGAGATCCTGTCGGCAGCCGGATGGCATACTGAGATCGTCACCCGAAACTTTATATTCGATGGTACGATTCCAGGGATCACACGCGGTTTCCGGCGGAACACGCAGATCTTGTCTGATACGGGCCGATTGAATCCTTTTGCACTGTTCCTCGCGCTCGCGAAGCCGCGCTTTCGCCGCCACGTGCGCGAGACCGGCTTTTTCCATCCAAAACACCAGCAGAGCCGTCGGTTCCTGACGACGTTTGCTCGCGCGATGCTTCCGGCCGACGCGCACTCGCTGGAGTATGTATTGCGGCAGGCATCGTCACTGCACGCGGCTAATCGGAAATTCTTCATCTTCTCCAATCTATATGACGTTCATGCGCCCTATCCGCCGCGCCCCGACTCGATCCTCCGGCCCTCACTTTCGATCGATGGTGTCCGGGAAAATTTGACGCTACCACGGATAATGTCGAAACTTGGCGCACACGAATATCTGCGCGAAGGATTTCGGATCCCTCCGGCGGGTGGCGCAATGCTTCTGGCCCGATATCATCGGGCGATCGAGCTCATGGATACAAAGCTCGAGCGATTCTACAAGCAGGCCAGAGATGCCGGCCTTTTGGAAAACACCCTCCTGATCATCACTAGCGATCACGGTGAGGCGTTTGGCGAGCACGGCCTCTACCTCCACGACGCGTCCGTCTACGACACCCATTTGCATGTTCCCTTGTGGGTTCACCATCCTGGACAGCCGGCGGCGGCGATCGATGATGTTGTAAGCACGCGTGACCTGTTTAGCCTTATGAAAGCGGCCGCCTTCGATTCGTCAGTCGCGCACACGATCTTGGACCCCGGATATCGGGACGAGCGCCCTGTGGCTCTCGCGGAGCACTTCTACTATCCGCACATTCCGGACGCTCGGCCGATCTACCGCTGCAACCTAACGGCGGGGGTCAGCCGCGACGTAAAAATCATCATAAGGCAAAGCGCTATGGAGCAGTACGATGTCTCATCGGACGCGGCGGAACTTCATCCGATAAACTACGCGCTTCAAGATCTGTCTTCCCATGGCGACTCGCCTCCGCATCGAGTTGTTTTCGACCACATAGCGCGGTGGCGAACCGCAGCGCCATTCGAGGACAGGGCACACTGA